Genomic window (Ostrea edulis chromosome 9, xbOstEdul1.1, whole genome shotgun sequence):
acttcctgtttgccgggacttagaattttttatagcaaaaaaatttctgtcacagttttctcaagaaccacatggggcaactccctgatatttggcacagagcatcagtgtggctaactgtattgtgtaagacattttcgaatctgtcgcttatcaacttcctgtttgccgggacttagaattttttacagcaaaaaaaataatttactttttcaacattatatgtgatatattacatatagaatgaactagcaggcgacacatgtcttccggggaagacttaatactgcgttaaGTTATGAACTTGGGACCAGTGCAAAAACTTGCTTTTCTTTGTTAACATTAATTACCACCCTAAAACAGATCTATGAGAAAAGTTCATTTACTTGTAGAAAAAAAGATGTGGTGCAtctaattttcattattatgaTATGTTTCTTAAAAACATTATACTGGGGGGAAAAAGgaatttttgattttatttctttcattttttagaCCTCTGTAAATTTACAGCACATTGTATTGTAACATAGTGGAGATAATGACCAGCTCCCGTAGTGCAGGATTACACTTTTTTCTAGACTGCATCTGGACATTACTCTGTGAATATGACATTACAGCACTAACAATTGAAAATGTTGCATTAAAGACAATTCAAATGTATATCCGCATACTACAATCGTCAAGCTACCGTAAATCTGGTCATTTTTGCTATAGGTGAATTTTTTTGCCGGTCTTCAATTTGCaaaaaatatttgcatgaaaaaatcaattctttgaaaatacTTACCAGACAGATTTagcaaatttgattttttttcgaAAACGAATCTAAGCAGAGATTTCCAGATTTATGGTATTGAGATTATTTTATCACTCATATACTGTAATCAAATTTTATCAATTTGTATCATATGATAAGTCAATTGTGATAATGATTCTGTGTTCttgttaatttattgaataaaaattttccTACATAATGATTGTCGGTGTATTAATTTGAAACTTGCCATGATCTTGGAGACCACAAGTATCGTGGTACAGGTATGTATCCAAGAAGTATATGTTACAAAACTGCATCAAAATTGTCATTCTTTTAaagtatgttatattttttaaacatatttttcaaagtacattaaaaaaaattttggggggggggggggctgagaGTATGTCAGTTATGTTTTTGTCCCCCACTGCACATGGAAGGAGACATAGAAATACAggccccaggatcatgaaacatcttaagcttaagtcaaaatctgaatattgtgatgaaatgattgggaagtctttgggacaagggggacgtaaattttaggactccagcacccctggggccttaggggcagggcaaaaactgcccataattgaccaattttaaaatcttctcaacaaccgcacatgtgcaagaaaaactaaatgcatgatggagagcaggaaggcctctaccaaaattgtaaatttcgtgatccccgaggtaggggttctgaccccaggacggggccaaacttgttatatagtgtttatgtgtaaaacacttagataacatctttagtgctattgagactaaattgaaagtaatttaaatggatatttagaaagaacagatagtcctttaccaaaattgtaaatttgatgatcccaggggtagggattttggtatcagggtagggccaaatggtcagttattaaatgtatgaacaataaacatttttaacttcttcttgataactatcattccaattcttttcaaatttagtatgaaacatacttggaacaaggggaacatgaATTGTAGATTtgaggattcctgcacccctggggccttaggggcggggcaaaaactgcccaaaattgaccaattttcaaaaattttctcaagaactgcatacatgaaataaaaacaaaatgcatagtgatgtaaagcaggaaagcttctaccaaaattgtaaatttcatgaaccccgggtaggggttctgagcccagggcagggccaaacttgttatatagtgtttaagtgtaaaacacttaaataacatcttctttagtgctattaatactaaattgaaactaaatggaatgagcaggtagtcttttaccaaaattgtaaatttgatgatccccagagtaaaggttctgaccccagggcagggccaaacttagtatattgtatttatgAACAAGTTTGCTGAtaatgtataaaatctaaatgcatacttaggaatagcagaaaaggatgtacaaaaaatggtgaatttcgatcataacccagggttatgacttcaggacgagtccaaattagtcatctCTTCTGATGTTTTATTGTTACTAGTAATACACCTTTTTTATTGAGTTGACAAGGCTGATTGACATGTCAAAAGTTCATCATACACCATCCCCTACCACCACCCAGAGGGTTGTTTTAACTTATACTTCTTTTAATTGTGCCATATgcaaatctttgaaaatttgcatattcctatagtaatttaacgtaataaaccaaatttaaagagcaaataactcttactaaaggaaaaataaatcttacatTTTATCGCGGTGCAGATAACGGTATTATgccaatttcatttttgaatatcCACAAGGGCATGGACAGCAACGCTTCACCCCAGCATTCTTCATCCAGCACGTTAGGctcttgtattttcaaaagttatctcttatatatgtatttacattctacttttgtCATAATTCCCAGTCTGAATTTCAACACTTTCAATAATAACTTGCTTGCCTAGTTCCTATTATATTTCCAAGTTGAAAGTCTAGGAAAGGGAAAATCCTGGCATTCAAGATATTTACTGTATTTCCCGGGCAATTTCAGCAACTTGCATGGGTTCAACCTTGCAGATTCCTTATGAATTTCAGTTTGAAAATTCATTGTGTACTAGATTTTCTATTATTAATGTCATTTAGAGGAATGTAAAAAACAATGATCCAAGTTCTTATAGACTTTCAAGGTTCAAAGTAAATGCCAAGGTCACATGGGATATTGCACAATATACtaacccaacccccccccccccccaccccattaTATCCCTACAAAAAGGTCATTTGTGTATTTAAGATAGAATAATGCAATAGATTGTTGAAATGCTGGTTTACTGACAATACAAATGATTCAGGGTTGATGAATAATCTGTATAACATATCTTTttctggtacatgtacacaagATTGCAACACCAAAGCTTTAACTTTTATACAAAACCTTTATTAACATTGTAAAACAATTGTTTCATTATGACTACAAACCATGATAATAACAGAAAAGATGTGGCACAAAAACAACAGTAATGATGATCCGATACattgtttaaataattttactttttcattCTCAAAGGTCATACTGTCTTGGAGTTTTGATTTTCCTCGTCCTGGTGGCAGAGTTTGGGGGCAGTACAGGTTTGGGTGTTGGTGTGTATGAAGTCACTGATGGGGTAGTAGATTTGGGAGATGGGCGTGTGGATGGCGATGCGGGAGACACAGTCACAAGCGTGGTGGAACCCCTATGTTCACTCTCAATGGTCTTAAAATGATAGGCCAAGACGGACTGAGGTGACACGGAAGACACTCCGACCGTAGAACTCGTTCTCTGGGTGACAGGGCTGGATTCAAGAAGGGAGGAAACTTTTCCGAGAGTCTCCGTTATGGGAACAACAGAGGTTGACTTGGATGTTTTATAGATAGTGGGAGTGACAATTGTCTGCTGACTTTGTTTTTCACTGGAGATGTGAACGGTGCCTACATTGCCAGCACCGGATATGTGGATAGTGGCGCCAGTGGGAGATGCTTTCTGGAGTGAGATTCCTGGTGCTATTTTACCTACAGTGCTGGTACTTGTGAAGGTTTTGGGTACAGTAACGGACGTGTTGGGCAGAGAACTGCCAAGTAGTTTAGCTTGAGTTATAGTGGACACTAGACTTTGAGGAATTGAGCCTGTGGTCAGAGGAAAATCATGATACTGAGATTTCTGTACAGCCTGCACGGTCTCATCTGAGTCCTCGACAGACTGATGAACAAGAGGCATGTCCAAGTCCTCCAGTGTTGAGTCTGGAGACACTGTCTGCTGGGACTGGGTGACCATCTCTTGTGCTGGTTTAGCTGGGGTGTTGGCAGATTTTTCTATTTGATGTGGGAGAACATATTTCACTTGCTGTGAGCTTAAACTCGTTGAAGCTGATGAGATGTCAAAACTTATCAGTGGTGGGCCAAGTGCTTTTGATGTAGGGGACCTTGATGCAGCTGTTAGAGAATCAGTGGTGGCAGACGATAGTGTGTTGATGGAGCTTGAGGATGGCAGCTTTGTGGTTGTGGTGGAGGTGACACCTGCTTTTGTGATGCCGGCCAGTAACTGCTGTATTTGACTGGACACTGGACCAGCTGTTGTGATGTGGACAGAGGGTTTTATTCCTCCTCTAAAAACATTCGACATACTTATCAGACTTGACAGACTAAGCTGTGGTGAGGACAGCCCAGAGCTAGTGCTTAGTACAGGATCCTTGTTGGACACATTGGTGGCAGGTGTACTAGACAAGCTACTGGCAATTCTCTGGGCTGCTTCCTTTTGAGCCATCAAATTGGCAAGGCTTTCAAGAGTGACTTTGGAGGCTTTACTAGGACTCTGCTGACCAGTTTCTGATGATGTGCCACCATCAGGTTTACCCTCAATCTCCTTCACTGTCTGTGGTACAGAACTTTGCAGGAGTCCAGACAGTTCTGGAGCATTGTTCAGAGCCTGTAGACCAGCAATTTTACTGGCCAGGGTCAGATTCAGTGCTGGGAGGCTTTTGTCTGGTCCTGCAGCTGAAGTCTTCAGCCTCTTCTTAGGTACTCCTGCTGGACTCTTCACATACTTCCTCTTAGGCTTTGGTGCTGCTAAAGAGAGGAGATACAttctatgaaaatttatatGGATACAGTTTTGGAAATGGGGAAGTGGTCCTTTCATCTAACAGCAAAATTCTATGATGGACACAAGGAATGTggaaaaatttgaaaaggaaTATTGTACAAAACGCAGAGAATTTTGTCAGAATCTCTTTCTTTACACATACGAGTAGCTACTGGAGCAGGGGGAAGATTGGACCCATTCAGTAGATGACTAGCAAGCTCACTTGTCTGTTGCCCGACAGATAGCCGGTTGAATTCAGCCTGCCTTGCAGCTTTCAGAGCTTTAGCCACACTCAGCTGCTTTGGTGTTGAGGGAAGAGACTTTTCCTACAAGAATGAACATAATGAAAGCCAAGCATAGTTACACATCAAAGGCTGTCCAGCACTTGTTTacaaaaaattagggctaaTTCTAGGGctaaaattagaaattttaaaactATATTAGGGTAGTTTTCGACATTTAAATGGACTTACCTTtgcaaatttgacaataaagaaactcacaacaagaggcccatgggccctaACGGTCAACTGAATATCATAGCCCATACAGGGAGtctcatatttgcatttaagTCTCAATAAGAATATGGAGTCCTTTGTGCTCTTGCTgatgatctttcaaaatatgcacacaattcccattcatttacagaagaaggaaaaatgtaagtttgaaacatatcaatcattttgacacccccccccccccccaactcctGAATTTAGCaacttaacgtagttccaccctcttgtgatgtcataagattttgcaaagtcaatgatttaataagatttatgcatgagaggaacatgaattttgttggagtctttttcaatagttattgtaaaaaatatttgtaaaccataaaatatttccaaagtttaagttatatatgaataatctataaaatgtttcaaaatattgaatccaagggcaataactctgttttcattaaatcatatatCTGATAAAAATCAATCTGATAAAGCGAGGTAATACACAGTATTAATAAAGTCTCACAATACAGTGATACACAGTAATGTGCACAGTTGGCTAAAGTGATTCCATCCACGCACCTTTCTTTGCTTTTTCTTCTTAAGGTCTGCCTCGTCTAACATTTCTGATGTGTCTGAGTTAAGCAGGTCTGACTGCGACAGAACCCCTCCCAAAAAATCGGCCACATGGTCCTGTTAGATGAAAATTATATGcctgtttcaatacatgtacaaaaggACATCTACAAGTGCTTGAATGCATCCGTTCAGTAGAGAATAtcaattatcaattgtaaattttagtatgttgtacagcgctttagagtatttttagataaggcgctatataagtgtacttttattattattattattaatactGTGGGTTCATCATTATTTGTTGAGCACCAATTTTCGTGCATTTCGTTGCCGAGCCAAGTATTCATAGAAGTTTGGTGTTTCCATTTTGATTTCTAACAAAGAGACCTGTTAATAGTATATACAAATGTTTCTGAAATAATTCAGTGCAAACATTTACcaatgaaatgtttaaattattCCCATCACTACAGTGTATGattaacatttaatattttgtattcattccTTGTTCAATTTATGTGAGtgaatcaatttcattttatacaagTTACAAATTGAAACTTCTTGCAGCTGATATTGATAATCACTCTAAAGCAATACATCTAATCGTCATTACACACCTACAATtagaaaaacaatatttatgttGGTTTACCCAAGTCCAGCCTTTTTTAAACCCTCGATAATAAGTTTTCCAATCCTCCATTATTTCACGGGTTCTAATGACCCAGTGCACATGGACAGGCTTAACCACTGATGTGCAAAGATCAACCAACGAGGGGGATTCGTTATCTCTTTAAAGACGTACGCCAATTTTCTCTGCATACTATTCATGACAATAGCCCTTCAAAACTCCTTTATACTCTCAATGCAACACGCTGACACAAACAAGGGGATGATTCTATTGTCCTTCAATAATACTCGCAGCTTAGGACTTTGGTGCATCGACTATACACCTACAGGTATgcataatttcatttttcatttaccAAGTTAAATTCAAGAGAAGATCTTTGAATGACTATttttaataaattgtatttgaatatagTTTTCTTTACAATCAGGCTCAGAGTGCGCATTTGCAATTCTTTGCATTTGTGGAACTATTTTTCAAGATGACCATTGCCCACGAATTAATGTAACCTTGAAGCATTGGAAATTGTTCAATCCATGAATATTGATGAAACCACAGCACTAGTAAACAAAAagtcaaaaaacaaaacacttcagtttttggtgtgtgtgtttttttttcttctaatttgTCTACCAGTAAATTCATAGTACACTATACTTTGTAaaataatacattaaaaaaattcatgtacTAGAATTACCATACAaataagaatatacatgtaataccagAATTTGTTTGTCTGCCATGACTTGGGTTATCCCCTCCTGTTTTTTCTTTGCTCGAAACACTCGTAAATTGCTATCTGCCCCACCCACTACCAGCAGCTCATTCTCTGCCTTCATTTTCTCTCGTAAGTCCTCCATATTATCTATAGTGGCTGTGTATGAGTGCTGGCCAATCACAAACATTGTCGGAGTTTTAGTGTCCAGTAAAGTGTCCTCAATATCCTGacaataaattcaaaagaaatgaatatttaaaatatgcCTTAAAATCTCAAGTTTAATGTAATCTTCAATTACAtgaggatgtttgcatattaatttgGTTCCATTCAAAAACTTTTGAATCGAGGAAACATGGAAAAATGCATGGTTATCCCttattttaatttaaatgaTTAGACACtgattgaaaaattaaaaacatgaatCATGAAATTGATAATTAAACATTAATTAATAAACATTATCGAAGAAATAATTAAGGACAGAAATATCCTATAACTCTCGATGGAAATAAATGGGTTCTAATTGCATTGGATGTATTCCAATACTTGGCAAAGTAAGCTGTTGGTAATTTATTATTGATTGACTTGGGGTCAGTGTGATAAAAAGACCAACCAATACTAATCACTGCGGCGGAGATTTTGTAAAATTCTAATCTTATCTTTCTGTGCAAAGTATATGAATATGtgaaatcaatatttgtaaCTAATACTAGCTTTAACATTAATATTCTAATAAATGATCACCTTTGAAATCTCTCCCAAAATTTCACCTTTAATGAGCAAGATCTCCCCTTAGGGCTattccaaaaataaatacatgggggggttgggaggcaccttttgtatataccaagcacccataaaaaaaaataaaaaattaccccatgaaccatcaaatttataaactcattttacaatgacccatctaattaaaaaaaaaaactaaccagacccaccacaaaaatgaaaacagtacaaatctcgcgaggttttcgggacaaacattctagtcaatgacgcagtaatgcctgtgcgacattgtatcacagtagttctgaagaaacgatgtcacatcaacaatcaaaggcatctatggcgggaatgttggaaagattgggagtccaaacgatgctattatcatgaaatgggtatggatatgtttttccacgaatcgttcgtcttctaatggagcccgcgcccggaggcctctatatcaccatcacactgactgataaatataacgcatcggtaccctcgtataaatcaactaaggtttgcctatttttattagaaaacggaatacctattggtttcaaaatattcctaaaatcgatgcactgtaaactgtaataatctacagaacagagttcgccgccatcacgtccaaagggaccctactaaacgcgcctctaatttgaagagtgccgtaatggaaagttatgtgctgcaaagagcgacaactcgaatagttctatgttacttccgatttcgaaaacagcatttcgaaagcacgttttcaattttccctccgacgttttgtaaccaacacgacaagagtgacaataaaaatattctgaaaactcaacacccaagtggcacaaaataaaacaatagaaactacccactacccataataaatatttttttaacagtccaaccacggaccaaataaaatatgaaaaaatacgaccacccacacaaaaaaatatcatttgccgcccgacccccccatttgatcatttctggaacagcccttactGAATTGATATGACTTGTATGGAGTTGCTTGTGTGGGAGACTTACCCCTCGCTGTCCATTAATTCCTGTGATTGGTAAACCCATACAAACCACTGCTGATACAGCTTCTACCAGGGACACCTGCAAAGTATTGCATAAAATTAGACCCCGTGAAGTTCCAAATAACTTGATAAAGGCATTAGAAATTTACTGAAATCAGAGGAAACTTACATGGCATGCCACAAGAGCCCCGATGTTCCATCCTAACAATACAATGGGTTTGTGATGAAAATGACCCTTCAACTGAAAGTAAAGAAATTATGCATCACAAATTTCATCTCCACTCATCAATAATTCCTGcacatgtaaaaaaaaccccGAACTTTTAAATGTCATTCATGCAGGGCTTTGCTGTACTTTCAGTCAATAAAGTGCTATTCTGACAATGACATTTGACTTTGATAGTGGCAAAAAATCCACATGTGTTTTTGTTTCTCCTTTACCTACTTTTCCTGAAAAAAACATTCTACAAATTTAACTATTTTTGAGTAAGCAGCAAGTTACACAATTCCAAAATCCTTTGCTCTTTTTTACAAAGGCCTTTTGACCTATAATTGTGCAGATGTTTTTCTCTGACTATTATTCATTTAAGATGTTGGTTGAAATACTCATAATGTGGTGAAACATAATCCCACTTTAAATTAAATATCTTATTGAGATCAAAAAACAATCTGCCCTCAAAGGTATCAGAGTTTTCCTCTTATCACTTCCTCGTCCGCAGAAGTGAATATGAAGTCTGTCAccagaaaataattattgtatcATGTAATCCCATATTCTATATCTCATCATGGCCTTGAGAAATGTTCACTCTTGTACTGACAtcagctttaggtgaagtgccacaaatgtTACCCTAAGCTAGGTGTTCAGGGCCAGAGCAGCAAGGGCTTTAATCGTGCCAATGCCTAACGTGACATaagacctccatttttaagatCATGTCTGTGAGACCTGCAACTTTCACTTTCAATTCAGGGTGCTTGGTGAAGAACAGTCACTATCTCTATCAATAACGGTTTTATGTTTCATTTAATGCCAGGATCGAGATTCGAACCTTGATCTGGTTTCATTCAATGCCAGGATCGAGATTCGAACCTTGATCTCCTGGCTACAAAGTATAAatcctaaccactcggccaccacACCCAGTCCTCTTTTACATAAGCTGTCCAGAGGCAGGTATTTGTATTAAACAATACTAATTTGTCATTCAGGACGACATTCATCTGGGAAAAGATGATCTATTATGACCAAGGCTTAATTTTTGTTTGCTGCTAATGGCTTCTCAACTGTTATCAgacttggatttttcaaaaaaatctcgaactcaagtttgaattttcttttatttgaagtTAAAATTAGAGGAAAATGTCAGACTTAAGTCCACGTTTCAACTTTATTTTGAGAAATCCGGCTTTAGTCTACATGCTCTGCTTCCAGATCATGAGACAACTATTTCACCAGATACAACAAGAGGTTTAGCAATCTTACCTCCAAGACTTTGGTCCTGACAGCCCCTATCATGTGTTCCAGACATTGTGCAATTCCGACACCACTGCCACCATTGACTGTGTGCATCGTGACAGGAATCACCTTCCCCAGGTTGGACAGATGGCTGTTCCAGAATCTAGTCCGTTTGGAGTAACTGTGTCCAGTGTAGGTTGGACCATTTGGGGCAATCAG
Coding sequences:
- the LOC125659009 gene encoding KAT8 regulatory NSL complex subunit 3-like isoform X5, giving the protein MMEVVGMDHGYSKPWSAHPDASHARPVKLIYMQRVPRNQTAENANDHEIIDVVDAPAKPHPPYDMAKARSLMHECDRHVNFARMEDGPDDWEEHITRCQCKKGACYRYLIKDFIRSGWTLQQNRLFNKIIKALQTDRLARLAYHNSSNEPVMRRIHIDKTARRVRQAFASVSWDMKLTQWVHGVLVDNLSLPVLGAYLDVLQTLRAKVPSLIDKMIANTNVGGKSVTASLEALNLLLKRPWDPVLSVYSQQKPNKLPGNPLILIAPNGPTYTGHSYSKRTRFWNSHLSNLGKVIPVTMHTVNGGSGVGIAQCLEHMIGAVRTKVLELKGHFHHKPIVLLGWNIGALVACHVSLVEAVSAVVCMGLPITGINGQRGDIEDTLLDTKTPTMFVIGQHSYTATIDNMEDLREKMKAENELLVVGGADSNLRVFRAKKKQEGITQVMADKQILDHVADFLGGVLSQSDLLNSDTSEMLDEADLKKKKQRKEKSLPSTPKQLSVAKALKAARQAEFNRLSVGQQTSELASHLLNGSNLPPAPVATPAPKPKRKYVKSPAGVPKKRLKTSAAGPDKSLPALNLTLASKIAGLQALNNAPELSGLLQSSVPQTVKEIEGKPDGGTSSETGQQSPSKASKVTLESLANLMAQKEAAQRIASSLSSTPATNVSNKDPVLSTSSGLSSPQLSLSSLISMSNVFRGGIKPSVHITTAGPVSSQIQQLLAGITKAGVTSTTTTKLPSSSSINTLSSATTDSLTAASRSPTSKALGPPLISFDISSASTSLSSQQVKYVLPHQIEKSANTPAKPAQEMVTQSQQTVSPDSTLEDLDMPLVHQSVEDSDETVQAVQKSQYHDFPLTTGSIPQSLVSTITQAKLLGSSLPNTSVTVPKTFTSTSTVGKIAPGISLQKASPTGATIHISGAGNVGTVHISSEKQSQQTIVTPTIYKTSKSTSVVPITETLGKVSSLLESSPVTQRTSSTVGVSSVSPQSVLAYHFKTIESEHRGSTTLVTVSPASPSTRPSPKSTTPSVTSYTPTPKPVLPPNSATRTRKIKTPRQYDL
- the LOC125659009 gene encoding KAT8 regulatory NSL complex subunit 3-like isoform X11 — its product is MSKKLSSMMEVVGMDHGYSKPWSAHPDASHARPVKLIYMQRVPRNQTAENANDHEIIDVVDAPAKPHPPYDMAKARSLMHECDRHVNFARMEDGPDDWEEHITRSGWTLQQNRLFNKIIKALQTDRLARLAYHNSSNEPVMRRIHIDKTARRVRQAFASVSWDMKLTQWVHGVLVDNLSLPVLGAYLDVLQTLRAKVPSLIDKMIANTNVGGKSVTASLEALNLLLKRPWDPVLSVYSQQKPNKLPGNPLILIAPNGPTYTGHSYSKRTRFWNSHLSNLGKVIPVTMHTVNGGSGVGIAQCLEHMIGAVRTKVLELKGHFHHKPIVLLGWNIGALVACHVSLVEAVSAVVCMGLPITGINGQRGDIEDTLLDTKTPTMFVIGQHSYTATIDNMEDLREKMKAENELLVVGGADSNLRVFRAKKKQEGITQVMADKQILDHVADFLGGVLSQSDLLNSDTSEMLDEADLKKKKQRKEKSLPSTPKQLSVAKALKAARQAEFNRLSVGQQTSELASHLLNGSNLPPAPVATPAPKPKRKYVKSPAGVPKKRLKTSAAGPDKSLPALNLTLASKIAGLQALNNAPELSGLLQSSVPQTVKEIEGKPDGGTSSETGQQSPSKASKVTLESLANLMAQKEAAQRIASSLSSTPATNVSNKDPVLSTSSGLSSPQLSLSSLISMSNVFRGGIKPSVHITTAGPVSSQIQQLLAGITKAGVTSTTTTKLPSSSSINTLSSATTDSLTAASRSPTSKALGPPLISFDISSASTSLSSQQVKYVLPHQIEKSANTPAKPAQEMVTQSQQTVSPDSTLEDLDMPLVHQSVEDSDETVQAVQKSQYHDFPLTTGSIPQSLVSTITQAKLLGSSLPNTSVTVPKTFTSTSTVGKIAPGISLQKASPTGATIHISGAGNVGTVHISSEKQSQQTIVTPTIYKTSKSTSVVPITETLGKVSSLLESSPVTQRTSSTVGVSSVSPQSVLAYHFKTIESEHRGSTTLVTVSPASPSTRPSPKSTTPSVTSYTPTPKPVLPPNSATRTRKIKTPRQYDL
- the LOC125659009 gene encoding KAT8 regulatory NSL complex subunit 3-like isoform X4 — encoded protein: MSKKLSSMMEVVGMDHGYSKPWSAHPDASHARPVKLIYMQRVPRNQTAENANDHEIIDVVDAPAKPHPPYDMAKARSLMHECDRHVNFARMEDGPDDWEEHITRCQCKKGACYRYLIKDFIRSGWTLQQNRLFNKIIKALQTDRLARLAYHNSSNEPVMRRIHIDKTARRVRQAFASVSWDMKLTQWVHGVLVDNLSLPVLGAYLDVLQTLRAKVPSLIDKMIANTNVGGKSVTASLEALNLLLKRPWDPVLSVYSQQKPNKLPGNPLILIAPNGPTYTGHSYSKRTRFWNSHLSNLGKVIPVTMHTVNGGSGVGIAQCLEHMIGAVRTKVLELKGHFHHKPIVLLGWNIGALVACHVSLVEAVSAVVCMGLPITGINGQRGDIEDTLLDTKTPTMFVIGQHSYTATIDNMEDLREKMKAENELLVVGGADSNLRVFRAKKKQEGITQVMADKQILDHVADFLGGVLSQSDLLNSDTSEMLDEADLKKKKQRKEKSLPSTPKQLSVAKALKAARQAEFNRLSVGQQTSELASHLLNGSNLPPAPVATPAPKPKRKYVKSPAGVPKKRLKTSAAGPDKSLPALNLTLASKIAGLQALNNAPELSGLLQSSVPQTVKEIEGKPDGGTSSETGQQSPSKASKVTLESLANLMAQKEAAQRIASSLSSTPATNVSNKDPVLSTSSGLSSPQLSLSSLISMSNVFRGGIKPSVHITTAGPVSSQIQQLLAGITKAGVTSTTTTKLPSSSSINTLSSATTDSLTAASRSPTSKALGPPLISFDISSASTSLSSQQVKYVLPHQIEKSANTPAKPAQEMVTQSQQTVSPDSTLEDLDMPLVHQSVEDSDETVQAVQKSQYHDFPLTTGSIPQSLVSTITQAKLLGSSLPNTSVTVPKTFTSTSTVGKIAPGISLQKASPTGATIHISGAGNVGTVHISSEKQSQQTIVTPTIYKTSKSTSVVPITETLGKVSSLLESSPVTQRTSSTVGVSSVSPQSVLAYHFKTIESEHRGSTTLVTVSPASPSTRPSPKSTTPSVTSYTPTPKPVLPPNSATRTRKIKTPRQYDL
- the LOC125659009 gene encoding KAT8 regulatory NSL complex subunit 3-like isoform X2 — protein: MDSGIYSKKLSSMMEVVGMDHGYSKPWSAHPDASHARPVKLIYMQRVPRNQTAENANDHEIIDVVDAPAKPHPPYDMAKARSLMHECDRHVNFARMEDGPDDWEEHITRCQCKKGACYRYLIKDFIRSGWTLQQNRLFNKIIKALQTDRLARLAYHNSSNEPVMRRIHIDKTARRVRQAFASVSWDMKLTQWVHGVLVDNLSLPVLGAYLDVLQTLRAKVPSLIDKMIANTNVGGKSVTASLEALNLLLKRPWDPVLSVYSQQKPNKLPGNPLILIAPNGPTYTGHSYSKRTRFWNSHLSNLGKVIPVTMHTVNGGSGVGIAQCLEHMIGAVRTKVLELKGHFHHKPIVLLGWNIGALVACHVSLVEAVSAVVCMGLPITGINGQRGDIEDTLLDTKTPTMFVIGQHSYTATIDNMEDLREKMKAENELLVVGGADSNLRVFRAKKKQEGITQVMADKQILDHVADFLGGVLSQSDLLNSDTSEMLDEADLKKKKQRKEKSLPSTPKQLSVAKALKAARQAEFNRLSVGQQTSELASHLLNGSNLPPAPVATPAPKPKRKYVKSPAGVPKKRLKTSAAGPDKSLPALNLTLASKIAGLQALNNAPELSGLLQSSVPQTVKEIEGKPDGGTSSETGQQSPSKASKVTLESLANLMAQKEAAQRIASSLSSTPATNVSNKDPVLSTSSGLSSPQLSLSSLISMSNVFRGGIKPSVHITTAGPVSSQIQQLLAGITKAGVTSTTTTKLPSSSSINTLSSATTDSLTAASRSPTSKALGPPLISFDISSASTSLSSQQVKYVLPHQIEKSANTPAKPAQEMVTQSQQTVSPDSTLEDLDMPLVHQSVEDSDETVQAVQKSQYHDFPLTTGSIPQSLVSTITQAKLLGSSLPNTSVTVPKTFTSTSTVGKIAPGISLQKASPTGATIHISGAGNVGTVHISSEKQSQQTIVTPTIYKTSKSTSVVPITETLGKVSSLLESSPVTQRTSSTVGVSSVSPQSVLAYHFKTIESEHRGSTTLVTVSPASPSTRPSPKSTTPSVTSYTPTPKPVLPPNSATRTRKIKTPRQYDL